In Psychrobacter fulvigenes, the genomic window ACAGTCCTCATGATCCAAACCCGCACTTTATCCCAATCCGCCTTGAACCTCAAGCAACTCATCTGTCCTCACCCTCCGTCATACAAAACATCAAGCTGCAAATCAGAGCCCCAGGACCTGGGTCCATAAGCCTCACTATTGCCCAAATAGACACCCAAAGTTTGATTGACCTACTACGAGGACTACCATGATACCCATCACTTACATCTGGCTATCCACCGCGCCCATGGACATGCGATGTGGCAGCGGCAAACTACTGGCTCACATCATCACCCAGCACCAAGGCATCCGCCCTCACTGTGCCTACCTGTTTTACAACAAAGCAGACACACGCCTAAAAGTATTCATTCATGACGGACTTGGGGTTTGGCTTTGCAGCCGTCAGCTAGACGACAGCAAGTTTCATGGCTTAACCAAGCAGCTCACCCCCACTCAAACCGGCATCAGCATCAACCGTGAGCAATTTAATGCCTTAATCAGTGGATTGCCTTGGCGTAACATGGGCAAAGATACATTGACCCCCATCCTATAAATACCCGATGACAGGCAAATAAAACTCTGGCAACATAGCACCATGACTGTTGCCACTCTATCCGACTTATCGAAAGACCCCATTTACGCCGAGCTCCTGGTGAAAATCCACCTGCTTGAACAGCGTAATGAGCACCTGCAACAACAGATTGTTCAAACGAACACAAGCCACGATCAACTACAGCAGCTTTTTAACCAAGTGGTTGAAGAAAACCACAAGCTATATGAACAAGTGCTTGAACTCATCGAAAAACAAAAGCGGCTCATCCATCAACTGTATGGACAAAAGAGCGAAGGCTTAAGTGCCAAACAAACCCACTTAAATCAGGAAGCTGCGCAAGAAGATTTATCTGCACTAGAACAAATCCGAGATGACTACCGCAGCGACTTAACCCAAGATGAGCTTGCCAAGCTACCTGCTATCGATCCTATCCAG contains:
- the tnpB gene encoding IS66 family insertion sequence element accessory protein TnpB (TnpB, as the term is used for proteins encoded by IS66 family insertion elements, is considered an accessory protein, since TnpC, encoded by a neighboring gene, is a DDE family transposase.); this translates as MIPITYIWLSTAPMDMRCGSGKLLAHIITQHQGIRPHCAYLFYNKADTRLKVFIHDGLGVWLCSRQLDDSKFHGLTKQLTPTQTGISINREQFNALISGLPWRNMGKDTLTPIL